In Clostridium sp. DL-VIII, the following proteins share a genomic window:
- the epsC gene encoding serine O-acetyltransferase EpsC yields MFKRLNYDLERVLNEDPAAKSKIEVLVLYPCIHALISYRIAHFLYMKKRFFMARLISQLSRFFTGIEIHPGAKIGKGLFIDHGMGVVIGETTEIGDNVTLYHGVTLGGTGKDKGKRHPTIEDDVLIGTGAKVLGPIIVGKGAKIGANAVVVKNVPAKATAVGSPAKNIVRAQATATIIEISDIKGRKKKIFNEMVI; encoded by the coding sequence GTGTTTAAAAGATTAAATTATGATTTAGAAAGAGTTTTAAATGAAGATCCAGCAGCTAAAAGTAAAATAGAAGTATTAGTATTATATCCATGTATCCATGCATTAATATCTTATAGAATAGCACATTTTCTTTATATGAAAAAAAGATTTTTCATGGCTAGGTTAATTTCACAATTATCTAGATTTTTCACTGGTATAGAAATTCATCCAGGAGCTAAAATAGGAAAAGGATTATTTATAGATCATGGAATGGGTGTAGTAATTGGTGAAACTACTGAGATCGGAGATAATGTAACTCTTTATCATGGAGTAACTCTAGGCGGAACAGGTAAAGATAAAGGAAAAAGGCATCCAACCATTGAAGATGATGTATTAATAGGAACAGGAGCTAAGGTACTTGGACCTATTATTGTAGGAAAGGGAGCTAAAATAGGAGCTAATGCGGTTGTAGTAAAAAATGTTCCAGCAAAGGCAACTGCAGTTGGAAGTCCGGCAAAAAACATTGTGAGAGCTCAGGCAACTGCAACTATAATAGAAATAAGTGATATAAAAGGACGTAAAAAGAAAATATTTAATGAAATGGTCATATAA
- a CDS encoding CBS domain-containing protein — protein sequence MLELPIFLYTSILGKNVYDEFGDVLGTLKDVYVTTEEGYPRVIGYKLKKSGITFHYEFRYIEFANKDGKFKIKTRGSKEILPMRYSYLLSENLLDKKIVDINGKQVVRVNDLRIAKIAGEYRVIGVETGTLARYRRLKIAGVMKFFYKLMRKKLEDKVLRWDDVESLEMVDNNLKLAVPYKKLSTLHPADLADILENLDTNSRKQVLESLDEDLAADTLEEIDSEYKGTIIKELSDSKTVEVLENMPNDEIADLLDDLDEEEREKILVNLEKEDADEVKELLQYEDETVGSIMSKEFISVNLNITVGDTIEILKEMKPDEDVIYYIYITDENEHIQGVIPLRDLIINDTDAKLREIMDETVSRVRHDDEIGKVIEIAAKYDLNSVPVVDEEEKLVGIVIIHDLIDEFLYPLWKKKY from the coding sequence ATGCTGGAATTACCTATTTTTCTATATACAAGTATTCTAGGCAAGAATGTTTATGATGAATTTGGTGATGTTTTAGGCACATTAAAAGATGTTTATGTAACAACCGAAGAAGGATATCCTAGAGTAATTGGTTATAAACTAAAGAAAAGTGGAATTACATTTCATTATGAATTTAGATATATAGAGTTTGCCAATAAAGATGGTAAATTTAAAATTAAAACCAGGGGAAGCAAGGAAATACTTCCAATGAGGTATAGTTATCTTCTATCAGAAAATTTATTGGATAAAAAGATAGTAGATATCAATGGAAAACAAGTAGTTAGAGTAAACGACTTAAGAATTGCAAAAATTGCAGGTGAATATAGAGTCATTGGAGTTGAAACAGGAACATTAGCTAGATATAGAAGACTTAAAATCGCAGGAGTTATGAAATTTTTCTATAAGCTAATGAGAAAAAAATTAGAAGATAAAGTATTACGATGGGATGATGTTGAATCTTTAGAAATGGTAGATAATAATCTGAAATTAGCTGTACCATATAAAAAGTTGTCAACTTTACATCCAGCAGATCTTGCAGATATATTAGAGAACTTGGATACAAACTCAAGAAAACAAGTATTAGAGTCTTTAGATGAGGATTTAGCAGCGGATACGCTAGAAGAAATAGATTCAGAATATAAAGGGACTATTATTAAGGAATTGTCTGATAGTAAGACAGTTGAAGTATTGGAAAATATGCCTAATGATGAAATTGCTGATTTATTAGATGATTTGGATGAGGAAGAAAGAGAAAAAATATTAGTTAACTTAGAGAAAGAAGATGCAGATGAAGTTAAAGAACTTTTACAATATGAAGATGAGACAGTTGGAAGTATTATGAGTAAAGAGTTCATATCTGTAAATTTAAATATAACAGTCGGAGATACTATTGAAATATTAAAAGAAATGAAGCCAGATGAAGATGTTATTTATTATATTTATATAACTGATGAAAATGAGCATATACAAGGTGTAATTCCTCTAAGAGATTTAATCATAAATGACACTGATGCAAAGCTAAGAGAAATAATGGACGAAACAGTGTCTAGAGTAAGACACGATGATGAAATAGGCAAAGTTATAGAGATAGCAGCAAAGTACGATTTAAATTCTGTGCCAGTAGTAGATGAAGAAGAGAAACTAGTAGGGATAGTAATCATACATGATTTAATAGATGAATTTTTATATCCACTTTGGAAAAAGAAATATTAA
- the cysK gene encoding cysteine synthase A: MIYNRGLELIGNTPILKVNNLIKDENIADIYVKLEKFNPGGSVKDRAALGMIEKAEREGILKPGSTIVEPTSGNTGIALALIGKLKGYKVTIVMPETMSKERRDLIKAYGANLILTEGAKGMKGAIEKALEIGGGDGFFIPQQFENIANPEKHYETTAEEIYKDIPDLDAFVAGVGSGGTIIGVSKNLKKKISKVKAIAVEPASSPVLSGGNPGGHKIQGIGAGFVPSIYEKEYVDEVLSVKDEDAFKTAKAFVEEEGILVGISSGAAIYAAIEVAKKLGKGKKVLAIAPDGGEKYISMGLFD; the protein is encoded by the coding sequence ATGATTTATAATCGAGGATTAGAGTTAATAGGAAATACACCGATTTTAAAGGTAAATAACTTGATTAAGGATGAAAATATTGCAGACATATATGTTAAACTTGAAAAATTTAATCCAGGTGGAAGTGTTAAAGATAGAGCAGCTCTTGGAATGATTGAGAAAGCGGAGAGAGAAGGAATATTAAAGCCGGGATCAACAATAGTAGAGCCAACAAGTGGAAATACAGGAATAGCGTTAGCACTTATTGGTAAGTTAAAAGGTTATAAGGTTACCATAGTAATGCCAGAAACAATGAGTAAAGAAAGAAGAGATTTAATTAAGGCATATGGTGCAAATCTTATATTAACCGAAGGTGCTAAGGGGATGAAAGGTGCTATAGAAAAAGCATTAGAAATAGGAGGTGGAGATGGATTTTTTATCCCACAGCAATTTGAAAATATAGCAAATCCAGAAAAGCACTATGAAACAACAGCAGAAGAAATATATAAAGATATCCCAGACTTAGATGCTTTTGTAGCAGGAGTAGGAAGCGGTGGAACTATAATAGGTGTATCTAAGAATTTAAAGAAGAAGATTTCAAAGGTTAAAGCAATTGCAGTTGAACCAGCTAGTTCACCAGTTTTAAGTGGAGGAAACCCAGGTGGACATAAAATTCAGGGAATAGGTGCAGGATTTGTTCCAAGTATCTATGAAAAAGAGTATGTAGATGAAGTATTATCAGTAAAAGACGAAGATGCATTTAAAACAGCAAAAGCATTTGTTGAAGAAGAGGGTATATTAGTTGGAATTTCTTCAGGGGCAGCAATATATGCAGCTATAGAAGTTGCTAAAAAACTTGGAAAAGGCAAAAAAGTATTAGCTATTGCTCCTGATGGTGGAGAAAAGTATATATCAATGGGCTTATTTGATTAG
- the nth gene encoding endonuclease III — MKARTKKIVDILKETYPDAKCELNYETPLQLLIATILSAQTTDKKVNEVTKDLFRDYPDLDAFLTLTNEELERRIKQIGLYRNKSKNLILMFNQLKEKFNGEVPRTMEEITSLAGAGRKTANVVLSNAFNVPSIAVDTHVFRVSNRLDLACSENVLEVEKQLQGELPKKEWTLMHHLLIFHGRRCCIARNPKCGECPLNHLCKYKGKEKKNEPRSK, encoded by the coding sequence TTGAAAGCAAGGACAAAAAAAATTGTAGATATTCTGAAGGAAACATATCCAGATGCAAAATGTGAATTAAATTATGAGACACCACTTCAATTACTTATAGCTACAATATTGTCTGCTCAAACAACAGATAAAAAAGTAAATGAAGTGACCAAGGATTTATTTAGAGATTATCCAGATTTAGATGCATTCTTAACTTTAACAAATGAGGAGCTGGAACGAAGGATAAAGCAGATAGGACTATACAGAAATAAATCTAAAAACTTAATTCTTATGTTCAATCAGCTTAAGGAAAAGTTTAATGGAGAAGTTCCAAGAACTATGGAAGAAATAACTTCTTTAGCAGGAGCAGGCAGAAAGACTGCCAACGTTGTTTTATCAAATGCTTTTAATGTACCATCTATAGCTGTGGATACCCATGTGTTTAGGGTATCTAATAGATTAGATCTTGCATGTTCAGAAAATGTTTTAGAAGTTGAAAAGCAATTACAAGGCGAATTACCCAAAAAGGAATGGACATTAATGCATCATTTATTAATTTTTCATGGAAGAAGATGTTGCATTGCAAGAAATCCTAAATGCGGAGAATGTCCTTTAAATCATTTATGTAAATATAAAGGTAAAGAAAAGAAAAATGAACCACGGTCAAAGTAA
- a CDS encoding lysophospholipid acyltransferase family protein yields MLSPITIKIIRMLPEGLIIKIARKIVNNYIRQNANITINGLENIDKVKGPKIFVCNHLSNSDGLVLSKVLKENGDPYFVMGKKLSNNQITQLGTKIVKNIPIMPNTADKEAITKVVKTLKGGSNVLIFPEGTRSRTGAMIEGKKGVLMFARMSKAEIIPIGMSGTDILLPISEQGDMGSEKWQHADVTINIGEKITFPNKEKNEDKHEYDERCMDILMRSIANLLPERYRGIYR; encoded by the coding sequence ATGTTATCACCAATTACGATAAAGATTATAAGAATGTTACCAGAAGGGTTGATTATAAAAATAGCAAGGAAAATAGTTAACAACTATATAAGACAAAATGCTAATATAACAATTAATGGGCTAGAGAATATAGATAAAGTTAAAGGACCTAAAATATTCGTATGCAATCATTTAAGTAATTCAGATGGATTGGTTTTATCGAAAGTATTAAAAGAAAACGGTGATCCATATTTTGTAATGGGGAAAAAATTATCCAATAATCAAATAACTCAATTAGGAACTAAAATAGTAAAGAATATTCCGATTATGCCTAATACAGCTGATAAAGAAGCTATTACTAAAGTAGTTAAGACCTTAAAAGGTGGAAGTAATGTTTTGATATTTCCAGAGGGGACTAGAAGTAGAACCGGTGCTATGATTGAGGGAAAGAAAGGTGTCTTGATGTTTGCAAGAATGTCAAAGGCGGAAATAATTCCAATTGGCATGTCCGGAACAGATATATTATTGCCTATAAGTGAGCAAGGGGATATGGGATCAGAAAAATGGCAGCATGCGGACGTTACAATAAATATAGGGGAAAAAATTACATTTCCAAATAAAGAGAAAAATGAAGATAAGCATGAATATGATGAAAGATGTATGGACATTCTAATGAGAAGTATAGCAAATCTTTTACCTGAGAGATACAGAGGAATTTATAGATAA